Proteins from one Fragaria vesca subsp. vesca linkage group LG6, FraVesHawaii_1.0, whole genome shotgun sequence genomic window:
- the LOC101295148 gene encoding developmentally regulated G-protein 2-like, translating to MGIIERIKEIEAEMARTQKNKATEYHLGQLKAKIAKLRTQLLEPPKGSSGGGDGFEVTKFGHGRVALIGFPSVGKSTLLTMLTGTHSEAASYEFTTLTCIPGIIHYNDTKIQLLDLPGIIEGASEGKGRGRQVIAVAKSSDIVLMVLDASKSEGHRQILTKELEAVGLRLNKRPPQIYFKKKKTGGISFNSTLPLTHVDEKLCYQILHEYKIHNAELLFREDATVDDLIDVIEGNRKYMKCVYVYNKIDVIGIDDVDKLARQPNSIVISCNLKLNLDRLLAKMWEEMGLVRVYTKPQGQQPDFGDPVVLSADRGGCTVEDFCNHIHRSLLKEVKYVLVWGTSARHYPQHCGVSHLLNDEDVVQIVKKKDKEGEGRGRFKSHSTAPARIADREKKAPLKQ from the exons ATGGGGATCATTGAAAGGATCAAAGAAATTGAGGCCGAAATGGCTCGCACTCAGAAAAACAAAGCCACAG AGTATCATCTTGGTCAGCTCAAGGCTAAAATTGCGAAGCTAAGGACTCAGCTCTTGGAGCCTCCTAAA GGTTCTAGTGGAGGTGGAGATGGTTTTGAAGTTACAAAGTTTGGACATGGTCGTGTTGCTCTTATTGGTTTTCCAAG TGTGGGTAAGTCAACACTTTTGACAATGTTGACGGGGACGCACTCTGAAGCTGCTTCTTACGAGTTCACAACACTTACCTGCATTCCCGGGATTATACACTATAATGACACAAAAATTCAGTTGCTTGATCTTCCTGGAATTATTGAAGGTGCTTCTGAAGGCAAAGGTCGTGGGAGGCAG GTTATTGCTGTTGCAAAGTCATCAGATATTGTGTTGATGGTACTTGATGCCTCAAAA AGTGAAGGTCATCGGCAAATTTTGACAAAGGAGCTGGAAGCTGTGGGTTTGCGTTTAAATAAGAGACCACCACAG ATATATTTCAAAAAGAAAAAAACTGGAGGTATTTCTTTTAACAGCACTCTCCCTTTAACTCATGTGGACGAGAAGCTCTGTTATCAAATTCTGCACGAATACAAAATTCATAATGCTGAG TTGTTGTTTCGTGAGGATGCCACAGTGGACGATCTTATCGATGTAATTGAGGGTAACAGAAAATACATGAAGTGTGTATATGTATACAACAAGATAGATGTTATTGGTATCGATGATGTGGACAAGTTAGCCCGGCAACCTAATTCGATTGTCATTAGTTGCAATCTGAAG CTGAACTTAGACAGACTACTCGCAAAGATGTGGGAGGAGATGGGACTTGTTAGAGTTTATACAAAACCACAGGGCCAGCAACCTGATTTTGGTGATCCTGTAGTTCTTTCTGCT GATAGAGGTGGCTGCACGGTTGAGGACTTTTGTAACCATATCCACAGGAGTCTGCTGAAGGAGGTAAAGTATGTGCTAGTGTGGGGTACAAGTGCAAGGCATTACCCTCAGCATTGTGGTGTCAGTCACCTTCTTAACGATGAAGACGTGGTTCAGATTGTAAAGAAAAAG GACAAAGAAGGGGAAGGGAGGGGTCGGTTCAAGTCACATTCGACAGCCCCTGCCCGTATAGCTGACAGAGAGAAGAAGGCTCCCCTGAAACAATAA
- the LOC101295435 gene encoding uncharacterized protein LOC101295435, whose amino-acid sequence MEVEDLIVDEQIELPVVMNTGTAECISNESTSGKPQKESSEGPSASKGTEADAKLSAHLEEIAPASSLSIDANHINEAGTKGECSKHPDGPIESVSLASAVCTSSKLDFYESNSEICLDNLSIRELHDLFRATFGRETSVKDKLWLKRRITMGLTNSCDVSTTTFTIRNNKLVKKGEENSLRNANDMHIQGSDGGAKNLEYENSPASHSCPLENHQVVSAKRSGSLSEEEYVSEDHMMDQRAAKRVRKPTKRYIEELSEGDSRDHSPKVISSAKTSGQEETCPTYSARPLRNVSSNERTIVTRLDSLGGSGVQVPYVSRVRRSRPRKNIMALMNFNQSGMGVTAKLVKETLSVSTSLPESECADKVLKARSASEQIKPLFAAEPEKDKRQSVMGTFEHGKNLGGLKQTDSSEDFSDDSIAAVPTVKGGMRRKHHRAWTLVEVMKLVEGVSKCGTGRWSEIKRLSFATFSYRTSVDLKDKWRNLLKASFAQTPPDDGSRKHVAVPIPASILLKVRELAEMHAQVPPNLGASKLAASVTRSVHQTRSGYL is encoded by the exons ATGGAGGTTGAAGATCTTATTGTTGATGAGCAGATTGAATTGCCTGTTGTTATGAACACTGGAACTGCTGAGTGCATTTCTAACGAGTCTACATCTGGGAAGCCTCAGAAAGAAAGCTCAGAAG GTCCGTCAGCTTCGAAGGGCACAGAAGCTGATGCAAAATTAAGTGCACATCTTGAG GAGATTGCTCCTGCATCATCACTGAGCATAGATGCCAACCACATTAATGAAGCTGGGACAAAAGGGGAGTGCTCAAAACATCCAGATGGACCCATAGAAAGCGTATCATTAGCTTCTGCCGTCTGCACTAGTTCAAAGCTTGATTTTTATGAATCAAACAGTGAGATATGCTTAGACAACCTATCAATAAGAGAACTTCATGACTTATTTAGAGCCACATTTGGGCGAGAAACTTCTGTCAAGGACAAACTCTGGCTTAAAAGGAGAATCACAATGGGATTGACTAATTCTTGTGATGTTTCAACCACAACTTTCACTATAAGAAATAACAAATTGGTGAAGAAGGGAGAAGAGAATAGCTTGCGGAATGCTAATGATATGCACATTCAGGGTTCTGATGGTGGAGCAAAGAATCTTGAGTATGAAAATTCACCAGCAAGCCACAGTTGCCCTTTAGAAAATCATCAAGTTGTTTCAGCCAAGAGATCTGGAAGCCTTAGTGAAGAAGAATATGTCAGTGAGGATCATATGATGGATCAGAGAGCTGCCAAGAGAGTTCGGAAGCCCACTAAGCGATATATTGAAGAACTTTCAGAAGGGGACTCAAGAGATCATAGCCCAAAAGTGATTAGTTCTGCTAAAACTTCTGGACAAGAAGAAACATGTCCAACATATTCTGCGAGGCCTCTTAGAAATGTCTCTTCAAATGAGAGGACTATTGTCACCAGGTTGGATTCTCTTGGTGGATCTGGGGTTCAGGTACCTTATGTTTCTCGGGTTCGAAGAAGCCGTCCGAGGAAAAATATTATGGCTCTTATG AACTTCAATCAAAGTGGAATGGGTGTGACTGCTAAACTGGTAAAAGAGACCCTTTCTGTGTCTACTTCTCTTCCAGAGAGTGAATGTGCAGACAAAGTTTTGAAAGCCAGATCTGCGTCTGAACAGATTAAGCCCCTG TTTGCTGCTGAACCAGAGAAAGACAAGCGGCAGTCTGTAATGGGCACATTTGAACATGGGAAAAACTTGGGGGGCTTGAAACAGACAGATTCATCTGAGGACTTCTCAGATGATAGTATAGCTGCAGTTCCCACAGTAAAAGGTGGGATGAGAAGGAAACATCATCGAGCTTGGACTCTTGTTGAAGTTATGAAATTAGTTGAGGGTGTCTCTAAGTGTGGCACTGGCAGATGGTCTGAGATCAAAAGGCTTTCATTTGCAACGTTTTCATATCGTACTTCTGTTGATCTTAAG GACAAGTGGAGGAACCTGCTGAAAGCTAGTTTTGCACAAACACCTCCTGATGATGGG TCACGGAAACATGTGGCAGTGCCTATCCCAGCATCAATTTTGTTAAAAGTAAGAGAGCTTGCTGAGATGCACGCGCAGGTACCTCCAAATCTAGGGGCGAGCAAGCTGGCTGCCAGTGTTACTCGAAGTGTGCATCAAACAAGATCAGGCTACTTGTAA